A section of the Dehalobacter sp. DCM genome encodes:
- a CDS encoding 4Fe-4S dicluster domain-containing protein, producing the protein MSQNGLLINYQFCTGCHTCEVACQMEHKLPVDQWGIKLAEIGPWQISEEKWQYEFVPIPTDQCDLCADRVAKGKKPTCVKHCQSLVMEYGPIEELAQKMAGKPKMVLFAPK; encoded by the coding sequence ATGTCGCAAAACGGTTTGTTGATCAACTATCAATTTTGCACCGGCTGCCACACGTGTGAAGTAGCCTGTCAAATGGAGCATAAACTCCCTGTCGACCAATGGGGAATCAAATTAGCGGAAATTGGCCCATGGCAGATCAGTGAAGAAAAATGGCAGTATGAATTTGTACCGATCCCGACGGATCAGTGTGATCTTTGTGCTGACCGTGTGGCTAAAGGCAAAAAACCAACCTGTGTCAAGCACTGTCAGTCCTTGGTCATGGAATACGGCCCCATTGAAGAATTAGCTCAGAAAATGGCCGGTAAACCCAAAATGGTTTTATTTGCCCCGAAATAA
- a CDS encoding MFS transporter — translation MTDTVYKGIRGVLLKASLLFSSVDGMVASALMIPLLGSIMQEFPDASPVLLNQTISLPSLLMIPAILITGYLSRFISKKYMLMFGSFIFVASGFGSMYSPNLEALVIFRAFEGIGMGIVYPLAPSIIAHLFNGKERAQMIGWSNAVGGIFSFFLSIAAGYVALTNWRHAFYFYLIFVVVIVMQAILLPAFPPEKKDRSITQAAGFTVQKTRLGLPVYLTAGAMLIFMTVAMVNLYYVSIFVATEKMGNTAQVGLATSLITVASITMSFAFGYLFKHLKRYLALLGLVMFAFAYFVYSTAHSMPLIYIGSIFTGVGLGCMFPYMMTRVAQVASKPAKTMAVTLLSLSIYAGQFLSGYFTPWLGSLAESTRDVFTLAGKIFAAFAVFALIYIFVTQKYESKIIIGDNG, via the coding sequence ATCATGCAAGAGTTTCCTGATGCGTCTCCTGTTCTGCTCAATCAGACAATATCCCTGCCATCGCTTTTGATGATACCGGCGATTCTGATCACCGGTTATTTGTCCCGTTTCATCAGTAAAAAGTATATGCTGATGTTTGGCAGCTTCATCTTTGTTGCATCCGGTTTCGGCAGCATGTACTCTCCCAATCTTGAAGCTCTGGTCATTTTTCGCGCCTTTGAAGGGATCGGAATGGGTATCGTTTACCCCTTAGCCCCATCGATAATCGCCCACCTGTTCAATGGCAAAGAGAGAGCCCAGATGATCGGCTGGTCCAACGCTGTCGGCGGCATCTTCTCCTTCTTTTTAAGTATCGCAGCTGGTTATGTTGCCCTTACCAACTGGCGGCATGCGTTTTATTTTTACCTGATATTCGTTGTTGTCATTGTCATGCAGGCCATTCTGCTCCCGGCTTTTCCACCTGAAAAGAAGGATCGTTCCATTACGCAGGCAGCCGGATTCACAGTGCAGAAGACCCGTCTTGGCTTACCTGTCTATTTAACAGCCGGGGCCATGCTGATCTTCATGACCGTCGCTATGGTCAACCTTTATTATGTCTCTATCTTCGTGGCCACTGAAAAGATGGGAAATACTGCCCAAGTGGGACTGGCGACTTCCTTAATTACCGTGGCTTCCATAACCATGTCGTTTGCTTTTGGGTATCTCTTTAAACACTTGAAACGCTATTTAGCTTTATTAGGTCTGGTGATGTTTGCTTTTGCTTATTTCGTTTACAGCACAGCGCACAGCATGCCGCTGATCTATATCGGATCGATTTTTACCGGTGTCGGCTTGGGTTGTATGTTCCCCTATATGATGACCCGGGTTGCCCAAGTGGCTTCAAAACCGGCCAAAACGATGGCCGTTACCTTGTTAAGCCTGTCAATATATGCCGGTCAATTTTTATCCGGATATTTTACCCCATGGCTCGGTTCGTTAGCCGAATCGACACGGGATGTCTTTACTCTCGCCGGCAAAATTTTTGCCGCTTTTGCTGTCTTTGCACTCATCTATATTTTTGTAACCCAGAAGTATGAAAGCAAAATCATTATCGGCGATAATGGATAA